From Skermanella sp. TT6, a single genomic window includes:
- the cobW gene encoding cobalamin biosynthesis protein CobW: MSTKIPATVVTGFLGAGKTSLVRHLIENARGRRLALIINEFGDLGVDRELLAGCGVENCREEDIVELTNGCICCTVADDFLPTIEKLLNQPQPPDHIVIETSGLALPKPLVKAFAWPEIRTRVTVDGVIAVIDAEAVAAGRFASDPDAVQAAREADDSLDHESPLEELFEEQVQCADMVVLNKADRVDAATLEAVTATVARHLRPAVKTVVSVQGGIDPLVLLGIGAAAEDDLDSRPSHHEMEGEDHDHDDFDSFVIGLGAVRTPEEVEARILSAVAAHDILRIKGFLDVAGKPMRHVVQGVGDRIQRYYDRRWKPEEERRSELVVIGQRGLDRAAVESILRG, translated from the coding sequence TTGAGCACCAAGATCCCCGCGACGGTCGTCACCGGCTTCCTCGGCGCCGGCAAGACCAGCCTGGTCCGCCACCTGATCGAGAACGCCCGCGGCCGCCGGCTGGCCCTGATCATCAACGAGTTCGGCGACCTCGGCGTCGACCGCGAGCTCCTGGCCGGCTGCGGCGTGGAGAACTGCCGGGAGGAGGACATCGTCGAGCTGACCAACGGCTGCATCTGCTGCACCGTCGCCGACGATTTCCTGCCGACCATCGAGAAGCTGCTGAACCAGCCGCAGCCGCCCGACCATATCGTCATCGAAACGTCCGGCCTGGCGCTGCCCAAGCCGCTGGTCAAGGCGTTCGCCTGGCCGGAGATCCGCACCCGCGTGACGGTGGACGGCGTGATCGCCGTGATCGATGCCGAGGCCGTCGCCGCCGGCCGTTTCGCCAGCGATCCCGATGCCGTGCAGGCCGCGCGCGAGGCGGACGACTCCCTCGACCATGAAAGCCCGCTGGAGGAGCTGTTCGAGGAGCAGGTCCAGTGCGCCGACATGGTCGTCCTGAACAAGGCCGACCGGGTCGATGCCGCCACGCTGGAGGCGGTGACGGCCACCGTCGCCAGGCACCTCCGCCCCGCGGTCAAGACGGTGGTGTCGGTCCAGGGCGGCATCGATCCGCTGGTCCTGCTGGGAATCGGCGCCGCGGCGGAGGACGACCTGGACAGCCGGCCGTCCCACCACGAGATGGAGGGCGAGGACCACGACCACGACGATTTCGACAGCTTCGTGATCGGGCTCGGCGCCGTGCGGACTCCGGAAGAGGTCGAGGCACGCATCCTGTCCGCCGTCGCCGCCCACGACATCCTGCGGATAAAGGGCTTCCTGGATGTGGCCGGCAAGCCGATGCGCCATGTGGTGCAGGGCGTCGGCGACCGCATCCAGCGTTATTACGACCGGCGCTGGAAGCCGGAGGAGGAGCGCCGGAGCGAGCTGGTGGTGATCGGCCAGCGCGGGCTCGACCGGGCGGCGGTCGAATCCATCCTGCGCGGCTGA
- the cobU gene encoding bifunctional adenosylcobinamide kinase/adenosylcobinamide-phosphate guanylyltransferase encodes MMSIPEDPSGAPPGVTLVLGGARSGKSRFAEAMAERAPRPVYLATGRAWDTEMASRIDEHRDRRGPRWTTVEEPLDLAGTLPGLASPDAVVLVDCLTLWVTNLMLEERDVAHETRGLVECLPALTGPVVFVSNEVGLGIVPDNAMARAFRDHAGRLHQEVAAVADSVYLLVAGLPVTVKSNR; translated from the coding sequence ATGATGTCGATTCCAGAAGACCCCTCGGGAGCGCCGCCCGGCGTGACCCTCGTCCTAGGCGGCGCCCGGTCGGGCAAGAGCCGCTTCGCCGAAGCCATGGCCGAACGGGCGCCGCGCCCGGTCTATCTCGCGACCGGCAGGGCGTGGGACACCGAGATGGCGAGCCGCATCGACGAGCACCGCGACAGGCGCGGCCCGCGCTGGACCACCGTCGAGGAACCGCTCGACCTCGCCGGCACCCTGCCGGGCCTCGCGTCGCCCGACGCGGTCGTGCTGGTCGATTGCCTGACCCTGTGGGTCACCAACCTGATGCTGGAGGAGCGCGACGTCGCGCACGAGACCCGAGGCCTCGTCGAATGCCTGCCGGCCCTGACCGGCCCCGTGGTGTTCGTCTCCAACGAGGTCGGGCTCGGCATCGTGCCGGACAACGCCATGGCACGCGCTTTCCGTGACCATGCCGGCCGCCTCCACCAGGAGGTGGCGGCGGTGGCCGACAGCGTCTATCTCCTGGTCGCGGGGCTGCCCGTGACCGTCAAAAGCAACCGTTAG
- a CDS encoding terminase small subunit — translation MQSPSRAASASPAAGSVRPDPAPSIVLTLRQEAFCAAMVLGVGGAEAARRAGYSPNGAKQRAALLMRQPEIRVRIDQIRTARNAHRQLRLDDAVAVVTEILDGALKANSFGLAFKAVEFRLKLEGIIQDKRIAHHYHLDVVHPDADLERLDCDPEEELDHIRFPAPESAPRSAPRSAPRSAPTSAPVAAPAPAPPVQPVEAMTKDDLRGKRRMTRRFDDLPSATALSSIPGLIPGPRPRGFDPGLTAA, via the coding sequence ATGCAGTCCCCGTCCCGCGCAGCGTCCGCCTCCCCGGCGGCAGGGTCCGTCCGGCCCGATCCCGCCCCCTCGATCGTCCTGACCTTGCGCCAGGAGGCGTTCTGCGCCGCGATGGTCCTGGGGGTCGGGGGTGCTGAGGCGGCCCGCCGGGCCGGCTACTCGCCCAACGGCGCCAAGCAGCGCGCCGCCCTGCTGATGCGCCAGCCGGAAATCCGCGTGCGCATCGACCAGATACGGACGGCCCGCAATGCCCATCGCCAACTCCGCCTGGACGACGCGGTCGCCGTGGTCACGGAGATCCTCGACGGTGCCCTGAAGGCGAACAGCTTCGGCCTCGCGTTCAAGGCGGTGGAATTCCGCCTGAAGCTGGAGGGCATCATCCAGGACAAGCGGATCGCCCACCATTATCACCTCGACGTCGTCCATCCCGACGCCGACCTGGAACGGCTGGACTGCGATCCGGAAGAGGAACTTGATCATATCCGCTTCCCCGCTCCCGAATCCGCCCCACGATCCGCCCCACGATCCGCCCCACGATCCGCGCCGACATCCGCGCCGGTCGCCGCTCCCGCGCCCGCGCCGCCGGTTCAGCCAGTCGAGGCGATGACCAAGGATGACCTTAGGGGCAAGCGGAGGATGACCCGGCGCTTCGACGACCTCCCGTCGGCCACCGCCCTCTCGTCCATACCCGGCCTGATCCCAGGCCCCAGGCCCCGGGGCTTCGACCCCGGGCTTACCGCTGCCTGA
- the thiC gene encoding phosphomethylpyrimidine synthase ThiC — protein MPKDSNPTVTVSTGPLPASRKVHVPGALYPDLRVALREIDLEPGSGEPPVRVYDSSGPYSDPAAEIDIARGLPALRAGWIAARGDTEAYDGRPVKPEDNGLRQGQRANLEEFSGPARRPLRARAGAAVTQMAYARRGIVTPEMEYVAIRENLGRQAALDAVPDGRSFGAAIPDHVTPEFVRDEVARGRAIIPANINHPEIEPMIIGRSFLVKINANIGNSAVASSVGEEVEKMVWATRWGADTVMDLSTGANIHTTREWIIRNSAVPIGTVPIYQALEKVGGRAEELTWDIYRDTLIEQAEQGVDYFTIHAGVRLAHIPLTARRVTGIVSRGGSILAKWCLAHHRENFLYTRFDEICEIMRAYDISFSLGDGLRPGSIADANDAAQFAELETLGELTQVAWKHDVQVMVEGPGHVPMHRIKENMDRQLDVCREAPFYTLGPLTTDIAPGYDHITSGIGAAMIGWFGTAMLCYVTPKEHLGLPDRDDVKVGVVTYKIAAHAADLAKGHPAARLRDDALSRARFDFRWRDQFHLSLDPETAERFHDQTLPAEGAKSAHFCSMCGPKFCSMKITQEVREYAASGMAGMSASFRAGGSEIYRPVD, from the coding sequence ATGCCGAAAGACAGCAATCCCACCGTCACCGTTTCCACCGGGCCGCTGCCCGCGTCGCGCAAGGTCCATGTTCCGGGCGCGCTGTACCCGGACCTGCGGGTGGCGCTGCGGGAGATCGACCTGGAGCCGGGCAGCGGGGAGCCGCCGGTCCGGGTCTATGACAGCTCCGGCCCCTACAGCGATCCGGCTGCTGAAATCGACATCGCCCGCGGCCTGCCCGCGCTGCGCGCCGGCTGGATCGCGGCCCGCGGCGATACCGAGGCCTATGACGGCCGGCCGGTCAAGCCGGAGGACAACGGCCTGCGCCAGGGCCAGCGCGCCAACCTGGAGGAGTTCTCCGGCCCCGCCCGCAGGCCGCTACGCGCACGGGCCGGCGCCGCCGTGACACAGATGGCCTATGCGCGGCGCGGCATCGTCACGCCGGAGATGGAGTATGTCGCGATCCGGGAGAACCTCGGCCGGCAGGCGGCGCTCGATGCCGTGCCGGACGGCCGGTCCTTCGGCGCCGCGATCCCCGACCATGTCACCCCCGAGTTCGTGCGCGACGAGGTGGCGAGGGGCAGGGCGATCATCCCGGCCAACATCAATCACCCCGAGATCGAACCGATGATCATCGGCCGCAGTTTCCTGGTCAAGATCAACGCCAACATCGGCAATTCCGCCGTCGCCTCCTCCGTGGGAGAGGAGGTCGAGAAGATGGTCTGGGCGACCCGCTGGGGAGCCGACACCGTGATGGACCTCTCGACCGGCGCCAACATCCACACCACCCGCGAGTGGATCATCCGCAACTCCGCCGTGCCGATCGGCACCGTCCCGATCTACCAGGCCCTGGAGAAGGTCGGCGGCCGGGCCGAGGAACTGACCTGGGACATCTACCGCGACACGCTGATCGAGCAGGCGGAGCAGGGCGTGGATTACTTCACCATCCATGCCGGGGTCCGGCTCGCCCACATCCCCCTGACCGCGCGCCGGGTGACCGGCATCGTCTCGCGCGGCGGCTCGATCCTCGCCAAGTGGTGCCTGGCGCACCACCGGGAGAACTTCCTCTATACCCGGTTCGACGAGATCTGCGAGATCATGCGGGCCTACGACATCAGCTTCTCGCTGGGCGACGGGCTGCGGCCGGGCTCCATCGCCGACGCCAACGACGCGGCGCAGTTCGCCGAGCTGGAGACGCTGGGCGAACTGACCCAGGTCGCCTGGAAGCACGACGTGCAGGTCATGGTGGAGGGGCCGGGCCATGTGCCGATGCACAGGATCAAGGAGAACATGGACCGGCAGCTCGACGTCTGCCGCGAAGCGCCCTTCTACACGCTCGGCCCGCTGACCACCGACATCGCGCCCGGCTACGACCACATCACCAGCGGCATCGGCGCCGCCATGATCGGCTGGTTCGGCACGGCGATGCTGTGCTACGTGACTCCGAAGGAGCATCTGGGGCTGCCCGACCGCGACGACGTCAAGGTCGGGGTCGTCACCTACAAGATCGCGGCCCACGCCGCCGACCTTGCCAAGGGGCATCCGGCGGCCAGGCTGAGGGACGACGCGCTCAGCCGCGCCCGGTTCGACTTCCGCTGGCGCGACCAGTTCCACCTGTCGCTCGATCCCGAGACGGCGGAGCGGTTCCATGACCAGACCCTGCCGGCCGAAGGCGCCAAGTCGGCTCACTTCTGCTCCATGTGCGGCCCGAAATTCTGCTCGATGAAGATCACGCAGGAGGTGAGGGAATACGCCGCCTCCGGCATGGCCGGGATGTCGGCGAGCTTCCGCGCCGGCGGCTCGGAGATCTACCGTCCGGTCGACTGA
- a CDS encoding EAL domain-containing protein → MIRKTFRPGATIFFEGQPADCAYIVERGQVEICATRDRTHITLATLGRGEIFGEMAVLDDSVRSAAARATEETEVLIIRRDQLKRRIQEVEPVVGQLLGSLISRFRQAQSGLLNDLPGRDRGTANHLVVSAPTGGTERGESALNWIHREHDLERGLGAGEFEPFFQPIVTIAGGELAGFEALARWRHPDRGLVPPCEFIDLGEKSGLIRQIDLAIMADACALLRRTAGDRPLPFLSVNLSSQHFTDMDVVTGLAERLAMTGFPADRLKVELTETALVHDPHQAYEVMCRIKDLGVTLALDDFGTGYSSLSYLHKFPFDVLKIDQSFVRALGEVGRTHHIVETIITLARRMGMEVVAEGVETADLIRPLRELGCTFGQGYHYSRPVPADVMGGMLDRPIASRE, encoded by the coding sequence TTGATCCGCAAGACGTTTCGACCAGGTGCAACGATCTTCTTCGAGGGACAGCCCGCCGACTGCGCCTACATCGTGGAACGGGGACAGGTCGAGATCTGCGCGACCCGGGACCGGACCCACATCACGCTGGCGACCCTCGGCCGGGGCGAGATCTTCGGCGAGATGGCGGTGCTGGACGACAGCGTCCGGTCGGCCGCGGCCCGGGCGACGGAGGAGACCGAGGTGCTGATCATCCGGCGGGATCAGCTGAAGCGGCGCATCCAGGAGGTGGAGCCGGTCGTCGGGCAATTGCTCGGCAGCCTGATCAGCCGGTTCAGGCAGGCGCAGAGCGGGCTTCTCAACGACCTGCCGGGCCGCGACCGGGGGACGGCGAACCATCTGGTGGTGTCGGCGCCCACCGGCGGCACCGAGCGCGGCGAATCGGCGCTGAACTGGATTCACCGCGAACACGACCTGGAACGCGGCCTCGGCGCCGGGGAGTTCGAGCCGTTCTTCCAGCCGATCGTGACGATCGCGGGCGGCGAACTCGCCGGGTTCGAGGCCCTTGCCCGGTGGCGCCATCCCGACCGCGGCCTGGTGCCGCCCTGCGAGTTCATCGATCTGGGCGAGAAGAGCGGCCTGATCCGGCAGATCGACCTGGCCATCATGGCGGATGCCTGCGCGCTGCTGCGCCGGACGGCCGGCGACCGTCCCCTGCCCTTCCTGAGCGTCAACCTGTCGTCGCAGCATTTCACGGACATGGACGTGGTGACCGGCCTGGCGGAGCGATTGGCGATGACCGGCTTCCCCGCCGACCGTCTGAAGGTCGAGCTGACCGAGACGGCGCTGGTCCACGATCCCCACCAGGCCTACGAAGTCATGTGCAGGATCAAGGACCTCGGCGTGACCCTGGCGCTCGACGATTTCGGGACCGGCTACTCCAGCCTTTCCTACCTGCACAAGTTCCCGTTCGACGTGCTCAAAATCGACCAGTCGTTCGTCCGGGCGCTGGGCGAAGTGGGACGCACCCATCATATCGTCGAAACCATCATCACTCTGGCCCGCCGCATGGGCATGGAGGTGGTGGCGGAAGGCGTCGAGACGGCCGACCTGATCCGGCCGCTCCGGGAACTGGGATGCACGTTCGGCCAGGGCTATCATTACAGCCGGCCGGTCCCGGCGGACGTCATGGGCGGGATGCTCGATCGACCCATCGCTTCCCGAGAGTAA
- a CDS encoding DUF3369 domain-containing protein codes for MTAIDGDIGEDDDLLFAEETDGEGDEASAPPGDDPTANRRRTKPWKVMIVDDDREVHAITKVVLSDFVFDERPLEFISAFSASEACHLILEHPDTAVVLLDVVMETDDAGLRCVEFIRRTAGNEQVRVILRTGQPGQAPERQVIVNYDINDYKSKSELTSQKLFTAVVAALRSYQHIVSIDMSRRGLEKIIDGSASLFEHRSMSQFVEGVLLQLRSLIHGATGSLLCTVCQDGDAAPVGALRVLASSEMLGVESGQPLERILSADAISDIRRSLDEGRNIYCADHSVIVFRSRNHSTSVVYLEGHPPLGDLDRNLLEIFCGKVAIAFDNVYLYEQVLNAQKATVYALGKLAEFKDEITGHHVRRIERLTGLIAAELKARGAFPGEIDDRFVDQIGLASILHDVGKVGLPDSILNKPARLTEEEMAVIRQHPTIGGNVLREVAKMVPGRSYLSLGAEVAETHHEKYDGTGYPAGLKGEAIPVGGRITAVADVYDALMHKRPYKEAWTLQDTIDHLKSQSGTHFDPLVVDAFLTILDRGLDEEGIG; via the coding sequence ATGACAGCCATCGACGGAGACATCGGCGAGGACGACGACCTGCTGTTCGCCGAGGAGACGGACGGCGAGGGCGACGAGGCCTCCGCCCCGCCGGGTGACGACCCGACGGCGAACCGGCGCAGGACCAAGCCCTGGAAGGTGATGATCGTCGACGACGACCGGGAGGTGCACGCGATCACCAAGGTCGTCCTCAGCGACTTCGTCTTCGACGAGCGGCCGCTCGAGTTCATCAGCGCCTTCAGCGCGTCGGAAGCCTGCCACCTGATCCTGGAGCATCCCGACACCGCGGTCGTGCTGCTCGACGTGGTGATGGAGACCGACGACGCCGGCCTGCGCTGCGTCGAATTCATCCGGCGCACGGCGGGGAACGAGCAGGTCAGGGTCATCCTGCGCACGGGCCAGCCGGGACAGGCGCCAGAGCGGCAGGTGATCGTCAACTACGACATCAACGACTACAAGTCCAAGAGCGAGCTGACCTCCCAGAAATTGTTCACGGCGGTGGTCGCCGCCCTGCGGTCTTACCAGCACATCGTCAGCATCGACATGAGCCGGCGCGGGCTGGAAAAGATCATCGACGGATCGGCCTCCCTGTTCGAGCACCGTTCCATGAGCCAGTTCGTCGAGGGGGTCCTGCTCCAGCTCCGCTCGCTGATCCACGGGGCGACCGGATCGCTGCTCTGCACCGTGTGCCAGGACGGCGATGCCGCGCCGGTCGGCGCGCTCCGGGTGCTCGCCAGCTCCGAAATGCTCGGCGTGGAGTCCGGGCAGCCGCTCGAACGGATCCTGTCGGCCGATGCCATCTCCGACATCCGGCGCTCCCTGGACGAGGGGCGGAACATCTATTGCGCCGACCACAGCGTGATCGTGTTCCGCTCGCGCAACCATTCCACCAGCGTCGTCTACCTGGAGGGGCATCCGCCCCTGGGCGACCTGGACCGCAACCTGCTGGAGATCTTCTGCGGCAAGGTCGCCATCGCCTTCGACAACGTCTATCTCTACGAACAGGTGCTCAACGCCCAGAAGGCGACGGTCTATGCGCTGGGCAAGCTGGCCGAGTTCAAGGACGAGATCACCGGCCACCATGTCCGCCGGATCGAACGGCTCACCGGCCTGATCGCGGCGGAGCTGAAGGCGCGCGGCGCCTTCCCGGGCGAGATCGACGACCGTTTCGTCGACCAGATCGGCCTCGCCAGCATCCTGCACGACGTCGGCAAGGTCGGCCTGCCAGACAGCATCCTGAACAAGCCGGCCCGGCTGACGGAGGAGGAGATGGCCGTGATCCGCCAACACCCCACCATCGGCGGAAACGTCCTGCGCGAGGTCGCGAAGATGGTTCCGGGCCGCAGCTATCTGAGCCTCGGCGCCGAGGTGGCGGAAACCCACCATGAGAAATACGACGGTACCGGCTATCCCGCCGGCCTGAAGGGCGAGGCGATCCCGGTCGGCGGCCGGATCACCGCCGTCGCCGACGTCTACGACGCCCTGATGCACAAGCGCCCCTACAAGGAGGCCTGGACCCTCCAGGACACCATCGACCATCTCAAGTCCCAGAGCGGGACCCACTTCGACCCGCTGGTGGTCGACGCCTTCCTGACGATCCTGGACCGCGGCCTGGACGAGGAGGGGATAGGCTGA
- a CDS encoding PAS-domain containing protein, translating into MAGRRRRPGRLPPPGLSPADLTGGTSSPAPSAPHGDGGADDPTRAGQQLILDAIPFPVAVLRRCDEVVLYVNTPLARIANQDAASMMGRRSTVKYAKRVDYEDVQAALEQAGRIDEREVRLRNADGRIFWVTLSAVLIPYHGEDAFLVGFTDITARKQAEDVQRELIDAVPVPLVLARTSDAKILQINRRASELFGIASDLAVGRYATDFYVVEEERRRLGVLLRQDGQVDEFEVQLADSMKRPFWALLSARLFDHKGEQASLTAVNVINERKRIEQELAVERAMLKATLENMDQAMLITDRDLRVIGWNRRCVDLLGLPAEFLESGPTKDEIAGYLADQGDFDTLPESEIGLFRGDQRALLESRPIYERRRPNGTVVEARSNRLPGGGFVCSYTDITKRKAAEDELRASKEAAELAYSSLQQAKNSLIQAEKMAALGSLVAGVAHEINTPIGTALTAASHLGERTAEFRAQFQGGKLKKSEAERYLETAVETSAIMVATIGRAAELIQSFKQVAVDQSTDIRRRFNLSAYIAEILLSLKPRLKQAQHAVVVDCPHDLEIDSYPGALSQVLTNFMMNSLLHGFSEGQIGKITISAQLRDSATVVIRYADTGRGIPEKNLARIFEPFFTTRRGTGGTGLGLHIVYNIVTQSLGGTIDVMSEVGQGAAFILAIPRTAPGQVELWIDER; encoded by the coding sequence TTGGCCGGACGCCGGCGCCGACCGGGCCGGCTCCCGCCGCCCGGCCTCTCTCCCGCCGACCTGACCGGCGGAACATCCTCGCCCGCACCGTCCGCCCCGCACGGCGATGGCGGCGCGGACGATCCCACCCGGGCCGGCCAGCAGCTAATCCTCGACGCCATACCGTTCCCGGTCGCCGTCCTGCGCCGCTGCGACGAGGTCGTCCTCTACGTCAATACGCCGCTGGCCCGGATCGCCAACCAGGACGCCGCGTCCATGATGGGCCGCCGCTCCACGGTGAAGTACGCCAAGCGGGTCGACTACGAGGACGTCCAGGCAGCCCTGGAGCAGGCCGGCCGGATCGACGAGCGCGAAGTGAGGCTGCGCAATGCCGACGGCCGGATCTTCTGGGTCACCCTGTCGGCCGTCCTGATCCCCTACCATGGCGAGGACGCCTTCCTCGTGGGGTTCACCGACATCACGGCGCGGAAACAGGCGGAGGACGTCCAGCGCGAGCTGATCGACGCGGTACCCGTGCCGCTGGTCCTCGCCAGGACTTCGGACGCGAAGATCCTCCAGATCAACCGGCGGGCCTCCGAGCTGTTCGGGATCGCCTCCGACCTGGCCGTCGGGCGGTATGCCACGGATTTCTACGTGGTCGAGGAGGAGCGGCGGCGCCTGGGCGTCCTGCTGCGCCAGGACGGTCAGGTGGACGAATTCGAGGTGCAACTGGCCGACAGCATGAAGCGGCCTTTCTGGGCGCTGCTTTCCGCGCGGCTGTTCGACCACAAGGGCGAACAGGCCAGCCTGACCGCGGTCAACGTGATCAACGAGCGCAAGCGCATCGAGCAGGAACTGGCGGTCGAGCGGGCCATGCTGAAGGCCACGCTGGAGAACATGGACCAGGCCATGCTGATCACCGACCGCGACCTCCGGGTGATCGGCTGGAACCGGCGCTGCGTCGATCTTCTGGGGCTGCCCGCCGAATTCCTGGAGAGCGGCCCGACCAAGGACGAGATCGCCGGCTATCTCGCGGACCAGGGCGACTTCGACACCCTGCCCGAGTCGGAGATCGGACTGTTCCGCGGCGACCAGCGGGCGCTGCTCGAAAGCCGGCCGATCTACGAGCGGCGGCGCCCCAACGGGACCGTGGTGGAGGCGCGCAGCAACCGCCTGCCGGGCGGCGGTTTCGTGTGCAGCTACACCGACATCACCAAGCGCAAGGCCGCCGAGGACGAGCTGCGCGCCTCGAAGGAGGCGGCGGAGCTGGCCTATTCCAGCCTTCAGCAGGCCAAGAACAGCCTGATCCAGGCGGAGAAGATGGCGGCGCTCGGCTCCCTGGTGGCCGGGGTGGCGCACGAGATCAACACGCCGATCGGCACGGCCCTGACCGCGGCGTCCCACCTGGGCGAGCGGACGGCGGAGTTCCGCGCCCAGTTCCAGGGCGGCAAGCTTAAGAAGTCCGAAGCCGAGCGCTACCTGGAAACCGCGGTCGAGACCTCCGCGATCATGGTGGCCACCATCGGCCGCGCGGCCGAGCTGATCCAGAGCTTCAAGCAGGTGGCGGTTGACCAGTCCACCGACATCCGGCGCCGCTTCAACCTGTCGGCCTACATCGCCGAGATCCTGCTCAGCCTGAAGCCGCGCCTGAAGCAGGCCCAGCACGCCGTCGTGGTGGACTGCCCGCACGACCTTGAAATCGACAGTTATCCGGGTGCATTATCGCAAGTGCTGACCAACTTCATGATGAACTCCCTCCTCCATGGCTTCTCTGAAGGGCAGATCGGAAAGATCACCATCTCCGCCCAGTTGCGCGACAGCGCCACCGTGGTGATACGATATGCCGACACCGGCCGGGGCATCCCGGAAAAGAACCTGGCGCGCATCTTCGAACCCTTCTTCACCACCAGGCGGGGAACGGGCGGGACCGGACTGGGACTGCATATCGTTTACAACATCGTGACCCAGAGCCTGGGCGGCACCATCGACGTGATGAGCGAAGTGGGCCAGGGCGCCGCCTTCATCCTCGCCATTCCCAGGACCGCTCCGGGTCAAGTGGAGCTTTGGATCGACGAGCGATGA
- a CDS encoding IS110 family transposase — protein MSEMFDWYVGIDWASEVHQVCLVDDRGVVRGERAVRHSGEELAGLAAWLIETTGAAPERIGIGIELPHGPVVESLMERGFAVHAINPKQLDRFRDRFSVSGAKDDRRDARVLGDSLRTDTRCFRRLRRDEPRMIELRERLRMTEECKHERVRLTNRMREQLWRYYPQILDLSDDLSAAWLLDLWALAPTPAKARRVRESTIAKLLRKHRIRRLDAAEVVRRLRRPALTVASGTVEAASAHVGALRDRLRLVNRQISAAERRVDQILTELAASPEEPEAVPGQPPQQSDVTILRSLPGVGRIVCATLLVEAGEPLKAGDHQALRALAGVAPVTRRSGKSCIVLMRQACCQRLRDAVYHWSRVAVQCDATCKVRYQALRKAGHSHGRALRTVGDRLLETACAMLRGRGLYDPQRAGRTRQAA, from the coding sequence ATGAGTGAGATGTTCGACTGGTATGTCGGCATCGACTGGGCGAGCGAGGTTCATCAGGTCTGCCTGGTCGATGATCGTGGCGTGGTACGCGGGGAGCGCGCGGTGCGCCACAGTGGCGAGGAACTGGCCGGTCTGGCGGCTTGGCTGATCGAGACCACGGGCGCCGCTCCGGAACGCATCGGCATTGGCATCGAACTGCCCCACGGTCCGGTCGTGGAGAGCCTGATGGAACGCGGCTTCGCGGTGCACGCCATCAATCCCAAGCAACTCGACCGCTTCCGGGACCGATTTTCAGTTTCCGGAGCCAAGGACGACCGGCGCGATGCCCGGGTGTTGGGCGACAGCCTGCGCACCGATACCCGCTGCTTCCGGCGCCTGAGGCGGGATGAGCCCAGAATGATCGAACTGCGCGAACGGCTGCGCATGACCGAGGAGTGTAAGCACGAGCGCGTTCGCCTGACCAATCGGATGCGCGAGCAGCTCTGGCGCTATTACCCGCAGATTCTGGACCTATCCGACGATCTGTCGGCGGCATGGTTGCTGGATCTTTGGGCGCTGGCGCCAACGCCGGCCAAGGCGCGCCGGGTGCGCGAGAGCACGATCGCCAAGCTGCTGAGGAAGCATCGGATTCGCCGGCTCGACGCCGCCGAAGTGGTGCGACGCCTGCGTCGTCCGGCGCTGACGGTGGCGTCCGGCACGGTCGAGGCGGCGAGCGCCCATGTCGGCGCTTTGCGCGACCGGCTGCGCCTCGTCAACCGCCAGATCTCGGCGGCCGAGCGGCGGGTCGACCAGATCCTGACCGAGTTGGCGGCCTCTCCAGAGGAACCGGAGGCGGTGCCGGGGCAGCCGCCACAGCAGAGCGACGTGACGATCCTGCGCTCCTTGCCGGGGGTTGGGAGGATCGTCTGCGCCACTCTGCTGGTCGAGGCCGGCGAGCCCCTGAAGGCGGGTGACCATCAAGCCCTGCGGGCGCTGGCCGGCGTGGCGCCGGTGACCCGGCGTAGTGGCAAGAGTTGCATCGTGCTGATGCGTCAGGCCTGTTGCCAGCGTCTGCGCGACGCAGTCTATCATTGGAGCCGTGTCGCGGTCCAATGCGACGCCACCTGCAAGGTGCGCTATCAAGCCCTGCGCAAAGCCGGCCACAGTCATGGCCGGGCGTTGCGCACGGTCGGCGACCGGCTGCTGGAAACCGCTTGCGCCATGTTGCGTGGCCGCGGCTTGTACGACCCGCAACGCGCCGGGCGGACACGCCAAGCCGCCTGA